Proteins co-encoded in one Aspergillus flavus chromosome 2, complete sequence genomic window:
- a CDS encoding putative hydroxymethylglutaryl-CoA synthase Erg13 (unnamed protein product) produces the protein MSARPQNIGVKAIEVYFPKQCVEQTELEKFDGVSEGKYTIGLGQTKMSFCDDREDIYSVALTTLSSLFRKYNVDPKSVGRLEVGTETLLDKSKSVKSVLMQLFAESGNFNVEGVDNVNACYGGTNAVFNSINWLESSAWDGRDAVVVCGDIALYAEGPARPTGGAGCVALLIGPDAPIVFEPGLRGSYVTHTYDFYKPDLTSEYPVVDGQHSLQCYTEAVDACYKAYAAREKTLKEKTQNGTNGVAHDESKTPLDRFDYILFHSPTCKLVQKSYGRMLYNDFLENPTHPAFAEVAPELRDLDYSKSLTDKNVEKTFMGLTKKRFAERVKPSLDVATLCGNMYTATVYAGLASLLSNVTFDPSQPKRIGLFSYGSGLAASMFSARIVGDVSYMAEKLDLHNRLNARDVLAPQAYVEMCALRKQAHLKKNFKPSGNTETLFPNTYYLTEVDDMFRRKYEVKA, from the exons ATGTCTGCTCGTCCTCAGAACATTGGTGTCAAGGCCATTGAGGTCTATTTTCCTAAGCAA TGTGTCGAACAAACCGAGCTGGAGAAGTTCGACGGTGTCAGTGAGGGCAAGTACACAATCGGTCTGGGACAGACAAAAATGAGCTTCTGTGATGACCGTGAGG atatctaCTCTGTCGCCCTGACCactctctcctccctctttcGCAAATACAACGTCGACCCCAAGTCCGTTGGTCGTCTCGAAGTCGGTACTGAGACTCTCCTGGACAAATCCAAGTCCGTCAAGTCCGTTCTGATGCAGCTCTTTGCCGAGAGCGGAAACTTCAACGTTGAGGGTGTTGACAACGTCAACGCTTGCTATGGAGGTACCAACGCTGTCTTCAACAGCATCAACTGGCTTGAGTCTTCCGCCTGGGATGGAAGAGATGCCGTTGTTGTCTGCGGTGACATTGCTCTGTATGCCGAGGGACCTGCTCGCCCTACTGGTGGTGCTGGCTGTGTTGCCCTCCTCATTGGTCCTGATGCCCCTATTGTCTTTGAGCCCGGTCTTCGTGGCTCTTACGTCACCCACACCTACGATTTCTACAAGCCTGATCTCACCAGCGAATACCCCGTTGTTGACGGTCAGCACTCCCTTCAGTGCTACACTGAGGCTGTTGATGCTTGCTACAAGGCCTACGCCGCTCGCGAGAAGACGCTGAAGGAAAAGACTCAGAACGGAACCAACGGTGTGGCCCATGATGAATCCAAGACTCCTTTGGACCGCTTTGACTATATCCTTTTCCACTCCCCTACCTGCAAGTTGGTCCAGAAGTCGTACGGCCGTATGCTTTACAACGATTTCCTCGAGAACCCCACCCACCCCGCTTTCGCTGAAGTCGCTCCTGAGCTGCGCGATCTGGACTACAGCAAGTCTCTCACTGACAAGAACGTCGAGAAGACTTTCATGGGTCTGACCAAGAAGCGCTTCGCTGAGCGTGTGAAGCCCAGCCTTGATGTTGCCACTCTCTGTGGTAACATGTACACCGCCACCGTCTACGCCGGCCTGGCCAGCTTGCTCAGCAACGTCACCTTCGACCCCAGCCAGCCTAAGCGCATTGGCCTTTTCTCCTACGGCAGTGGTCTCGCTGCTTCCATGTTCAGCGCGAGGATTGTTGGTGACGTGTCTTACATGGCTGAGAAGCTTGATCTTCACAACCGCCTCAATGCTAGGGATGTCTTGGCCCCCCAGGCCTATGTTGAG ATGTGTGCTCTGCGTAAGCAAGCTCACTTGAAGAAGAACTTCAAGCCCTCCGGTAACACGGAGACGCTTTTCCCCAACACCTACTACCTCACTGAGGTGGACGACATGTTCCGCCGCAAGTACGAGGTCAAGGCATGA
- a CDS encoding FAD binding domain protein: protein MVSKGSTPSFSDLLDVIIVGAGPCGLAVAARLKEETPSALFTDDEHQRYHWINKHSGRMALVQARHGKQKKVKAEKWHGYTPRQSFSSTHSESIAGSPPSLSSSASTASEETETGAVEDGSPSILVLDSTGDKWMERWNRAFKTLEIQQLRSPMFFHVDPSDRDGMLAYTQEVGRDCDLWEISGCVGKELSKHKKKKKMRSKAVANGLWCCRAIGEVEIDERDRKDYFSPSTGLFEDYCSSIIARYGLNTPGMIQQREVINVQYDYHDEMSPSEKIFTVTTNDGAVFYSRTVVLAIGPGRTKVFPFKLTDEEANGACHSTEIRSFPSPNVKRKIQQRQQTNLMVVGGGLSSAQIVDMAIRKGVSKVWFLLRSNFKVKHFDIDLTWMGKFKNYEKAAFWSADTDEERLEMIKTARNGGSITPRYQKILKQHAARHRVSIHSRTVILSREYCPMSQTWCLTTDPPIPDLPRIDYIYFATGMQADVNELPLLQQMNREYPIETKQGLPCITDDLMWKANLPLFVTGRLAALRLGPGAPNLEGARLGAERIAWGMEEVLGRGESEDTPAERSKECFCGLGNRYAGLADVDW, encoded by the exons ATGGTTTCCAAAGGATCCACACCCTCCTTTTCAGACCTCCTCGATGTAATCATCGTCGGTGCCGGACCATGCGGTCTCGCCGTCGCTGCCAGactgaaagaagaaacaccGTCCGCGCTATTCACAGACGACGAGCACCAGCGCTACCACTGGATCAACAAACATAGCGGCCGGATGGCGCTTGTACAGGCTCGCCACGGCAAGCAGAAAAAGGTCAAAGCAGAGAAATGGCACGGATACACCCCTCGACAGTCTTTCTCATCTACACATTCAGAGTCTATAGCGGGGTCTCCGCCTTCGCTGTCTTCGTCCGCCTCGACTGCTTCAGAGGAGACGGAAACTGGTGCGGTGGAGGATGGTTCGCCCTCCATTCTTGTTTTGGATAGTACGGGTGATAAATGGATGGAGCGGTGGAATCGGGCGTTCAAGACGTTGGAGATCCAACAGCTTCGTAGTCCCATGTTCTTTCATGTTGATCCGAGTGATCGGGATGGAATGTTGGCGTACACGCAGGAGGTGGGGAGGGATTGTGATCTTTGGGAGATATCTGGATGTGTGGGGAAGGAGTTGAGCAAGcataagaagaaaaagaagatgaggtcgaAGGCTGT AGCTAATGGTTTATGGTGCTGTAGGGCTATAGGGGAGGTTGAGATCGATGAAAGGGACCGCAAAGACTATTTCTCACCTTCCACGGGCCTTTTCGAGGACTATTGCTCGAGCATCATTGCACGGTATGGTCTTAACACGCCGGGCATGATCCAACAACGTGAAGTCATTAATGTCCAGTACGACTACCATGACGAGATGTCGCCTTCCGAGAAGATATTTACGGTCACGACGAATGATGGGGCTGTGTTCTATAGTCGGACGGTCGTGCTAGCCATTGGGCCTGGCAGGACGAAGGTCTTCCCGTTTAAGTTAACTGATGAGGAGGCAAACGGGGCTTGTCATAGCACGGAGATTCGATCGTTTCCAAGCCCCAatgtgaaaaggaaaatccaGCAACGTCAGCAGACGAATTTGATGGTTGTTGGGGGAGGGCTGTCTTCCGCACAGATAGTGGATATGGCTATCCGGAAGGGAGTGAGCAAGGTGTGGTTCCTATTAAGGTCTAATTTCAAAG TCAAACATTTCGATATCGACCTAACGTGGATGGGCAAATTTAAAAACTACGAAAAGGCAGCCTTCTGGTCCGCAGACACGGACGAAGAACGCCTCGAGATGATCAAAACAGCACGCAATGGAGGCAGCATCACACCGCGGTATCAGAAGATCCTGAAGCAGCATGCAGCCCGCCACCGCGTCTCGATCCACTCTCGTACAGTCATTCTCAGCCGTGAGTACTGCCCCATGTCTCAGACATGGTGCCTCACCACTGATCCTCCAATTCCCGACCTCCCTCGCATCGACTACATCTATTTTGCAACAGGCATGCAGGCAGATGTGAACGAACTTCCGCTGCTTCAGCAAATGAATCGCGAATATCCGATCGAGACCAAGCAGGGTCTGCCGTGCATTACGGATGATCTCATGTGGAAGGCGAATTTGCCTTTGTTTGTAACTGGACGGCTGGCTGCCCTCCGCCTAGGTCCGGGAGCCCCTAATCTTGAAGGAGCGAGGCTGGGTGCAGAGAGGATCGCATGGGGTATGGAGGAGGTGCTGGGACGCGGAGAGAGTGAGGATACACCAGCTGAACGATCCAAAGAGTGTTTCTGTGGCTTGGGAAATCGATACGCTGGGTTAGCTGATGTGGATTGGTAA
- a CDS encoding calcium transporting ATPase, translating to MLTPNDNRQEGFLNPFAGTLANREQSSVSPGSGQTDVSSAQPSSLSPDMASTLSPNRLSVQNAPPRSSHSSSPSLGGETLRSRADSTISCADTVVRSRANSAATTTKAVYDDVSVADALNPDARNEDDFIVQDNKFAFSPGQLNKMQNPKSLAAFQALGGLHGLERGLRTDLTAGLSVDEGHLEGTISFQEATSSENSHSKQQLSSITETPTSETDSQFQDRIRIFSQNRLPARKSTGFLKLLWLAYNDKIIILLTIAAIVSLSLGIYETVSGGSGVDWVEGVAICVAILIVTVVTAANDWQKERQFAKLNKRNNDREVKAVRSGKVSMISVFDITVGDVLHLEPGDSIPADGVLISGHGIKCDESSATGESDQMKKTDGYEAWRQITNGTATKKLDPFMISGGKVLEGVGTFLVTSVGRYSTYGRILLSLQENNDPTPLQVKLGKLANWIGWLGSGAAIVLFFALLFRFIAQLPDNPGSPAHKGKEFVDILIVAVTVIVVAIPEGLPLAVTLALAFATTRMVKENNLVRVFRACETMGNATVICSDKTGTLTQNKMTVVAGTLGSKSFGQDDNSSSSVTATETFKQLSSRTRDLIIKSIALNSTAFEEERDGSKEFIGSKTEVALLQLAKDYLGMDVTAERGSAEIVQLIPFDSARKCMGVVYREPTVGYRLLVKGAAEIMAGACSTKIADTDGLNGIAVDQFTQEDSRKVLNTIESYANKSLRTIGLVYRDFSNLSSWPPSYIKPSEEDSDVAQFEELFRDMTWVGVVGIQDPLRPEVPAAIEKCRTAGVQVKMVTGDNIATATAIASSCGIKTEDGIVMEGPRFRQLSDDEMDEVLPRLQVLARSSPEDKRILVARLKHLGETVAVTGDGTNDGPALKTADVGFSMGIAGTEVAKEASSIILLDDNFSSIVTAIAWGRAVNDAVAKFLQFQITVNITAVVLTFVSSLYSNDNQSVLSAVQLLWVNLIMDTFAALALATDAPTEKILHRKPAPKSASLFTVVMWKMILGQAVYQLAVTFMLYFAGSHILKDHLSAENGKKELATIVFNTFVWMQIFNEFNNRRLDNKFNIFEGMLKNYWFLGINCIMVGGQVMIVYVGGEAFGVTPLNSLQWGVCIICAIGCLPWAVVLRLIPDKPFGIALDFVVRTIALILRPISKALGFVGKMFKSAVRPVKRVTKRVFSKRQEEDIGRPDEEAAVMTDMKRQQTPEAPTTSVTVPPITITTS from the exons ATGCTAACCCCAAACGACAATCGTCAGGAGGGATTCTTGAACCCCTTCGCAGGGACCCTTGCAAACAGAGAA CAGTCGTCCGTTTCTCCCGGGTCAGGGCAAACAGACGTATCGTCAGCCCAACCATCTTCATTATCACCAGACATGGCGTCGACTCTCAGTCCAAATAGACTATCAGTTCAGAATGCCCCCCCTCGATCATCACACTCATCATCACCTTCACTTGGTGGTGAAACTTTACGGTCAAGAGCAGACTCAACTATCTCTTGTGCAGATACTGTTGTCAGGTCAAGAGCAAACTCAGCAgctaccaccaccaaagcTGTATACGATGACGTCTCAGTGGCAGACGCCTTGAACCCTGATGCTCGGAATGAAGATGATTTCATTGTACAAGATAATAAGTTCGCCTTCTCACCCGGCCAGCTTAATAAGATGCAAAATCCGAAGTCCCTTGCTGCTTTTCAGGCGCTTGGTGGCTTACATGGCCTAGAACGCGGCTTGCGGACAGATTTGACGGCTGGACTGTCCGTAGATGAGGGTCACCTAGAAGGCACCATTAGCTTTCAAGAAGCGACATCGTCTGAGAACTCCCACTCAAAACAACAATTGTCCTCAATTACAGAGACGCCTACATCCGAGACCGACTCACAGTTCCAGGATCGCATACGCATCTTCAGCCAAAACAGACTGCCTGCTCGTAAGTCGACTGGCTTTCTGAAGTTGCTTTGGCTTGCATACAAtgataaaattattatcttgCTTACTATCGCCGCGATTGTGTCACTGTCTCTGGGTATCTATGAGACCGTCAGTGGAGGCTCAGGGGTCGACTGGGTCGAAGGTGTTGCTATCTGCGTTGCGATATTGATTGTCACCGTTGTGACAGCCGCCAACGACTggcagaaagaaaggcaatttGCCAAGTTGAACAAACGT AACAACGACAGAGAAGTCAAGGCCGTCCGCTCGGGCAAGGTGTCCATGATTTCAGTTTTCGACATTACCGTTGGAGATGTTCTCCACCTTGAGCCAGGCGACTCTATCCCTGCTGATGGTGTCCTGATATCCGGTCACGGAATCAAGTGTGACGAGTCTTCTGCTACTGGCGAGTCAGACCAGATGAAGAAAACCGATGGATATGAAGCCTGGCGACAAATTACAAATGGTACTGCTACGAAGAAGCTCGACCCCTTCATGATTTCTGGCGGCAAGGTCCTTGAAGGTGTAGGGACCTTCCTAGTAACGAGCGTCGGACGATACTCAACCTATGGGCGCATCCTGTTGTCGTTGCAGGAGAACAATGATCCGACCCCTTTGCAAGTCAAGTTGGGGAAGCTTGCCAACTGGATCGGCTGGTTAGGCTCTGG CGCCGCAATCGTCCTATTCTTCGCATTActttttagatttattgCTCAACTCCCGGACAATCCTGGCTCTCCTGCGCACAAGGGAAAGGAATTTGTTGATATTCTCATCGTTGCTGTTACGGTGATTGTCGTCGCCATTCCTG AGGGTCTCCCACTGGCCGTAACTTTAGCACTCGCCTTTGCTACAACAAGGATGGTCAAAGAGAACAACCTTGTGCGCGTCTTTCGTGCTTGCGAGACGATGGGAAACGCCACGGTCATTTGCTCCGACAAGACAGGGACTCTTACCCAAAATAAAATGACTGTGGTCGCGGGGACACTGGGATCAAAGAGCTTCGGACAAGATGACAATTCCAGCTCTTCGGTGACCGCAACTGAAACTTTCAAACAGCTCTCCTCCAGAACGCGCGACCTGATCATCAAAAGCATTGCACTTAACTCGACCGCTTTTGAGGAGGAAAGGGATGGCTCGAAGGAGTTTATCGGGAGTAAAACTGAAGTAGCATTGCTACAACTAGCTAAAGACTACCTCGGAATGGATGTCACTGCTGAACGTGGATCTGCAGAGATAGTTCAATTGATTCCCTTTGACTCCGCCCGCAAGTGCATGGGAGTGGTGTACCGGGAGCCTACAGTGGGCTATCGACTTCTCGTCAAGGGAGCTGCTGAGATCATGGCTGGAGCATGCTCGACGAAGATAGCTGATACGGATGGTCTCAACGGCATCGCTGTTGATCAGTTCACCCAGGAGGACAGCCGGAAGGTACTCAATACTATTGAATCCTATGCCAACAAATCTCTACGAACGATCGGGCTGGTCTATCGCGATTTTTCGAACCTTTCCAGCTGGCCTCCGAGCTATATCAAGCCCTCTGAAGAGGATTCAGATGTGGCTCAGTTCGAAGAGCTTTTCCGTGACATGACCTGGGTTGGTGTTGTAGGTATCCAGGATCCTCTCAGGCCCGAAGTACCTGCAGCTATTGAGAAGTGCCGTACCGCCGGTGTGCAAGTGAAGATGGTCACTGGTGACAACATAGCAACAGCCACCGCCATCGCATCGTCCTGTGGTATTAAGACAGAGGATGGAATTGTCATGGAAGGGCCTAGATTCCGCCAGCTGTCGGATGATGAAATGGACGAGGTGCTTCCACGACTTCAAGTTCTGGCCCGTTCATCGCCTGAGGATAAACGGATCTTAGTAGCACGGCTGAAGCATCTGGGAGAAACTGTGGCGGTAACTGGAGACGGTACCAACGATGGCCCTGCACTGAAAACCGCCGATGTTGGCTTCTCCATGGGTATCGCTGGTACAGAAGTTGCCAAGGAAGCCAGCTCCATTATTTTACTTGATGATAACTTCAGTTCGATCGTGACCGCAATCGCGTGGGGTAGAGCTGTGAACGATGCCGTGGCCAAATTTCTCCAGTTCCAGATCACGGTCAACATCACTGCTGTCGTCCTAACCTTTGTTTCGTCTCTCTACAGCAATGATAACCAAAGTGTCTTGAGCGCAGTGCAGCTGCTTTGGGTTAACCTGATTATGGATACCTTTGCAGCCCTCGCTCTCGCAACTGATGCACCGACGGAGAAAATCCTCCATCGCAAGCCCGCCCCGAAGAGTGCATCCTTATTTACTGTGGTCATGTGGAAGATGATCCTCGGACAGGCAGTTTACCAGCTCGCCGTAACTTTCATGCTATACTTTGCCGGAAGTCACATCCTCAAGGATCATCTCAGTGCTgaaaatggaaagaaagagctcgccaccatcgtcttcaacacTTTCGTGTGGATGCAGATTTTCAATGAGTTCAACAACCGAAGGCTTGACAACAAGTTTAATATCTTCGAAGGAATGTTGAAGAACTATTGGTTCCTTGGGATCAATTGTATCATGGTTGGCGGCCAGGTCATGATCGTCTATGTCGGTGGTGAAGCTTTCGGCGTGACTCCCCTGAACAGCCTCCAGTGGGGTGTTTGTATCATCTGCGCGATCGGTTGTCTCCCTTGGGCAGTAGTTCTCCGCCTGATTCCCGACAAGCCGTTCGGGATCGCGCTCGACTTTGTTGTCAGAACCATAGCATTAATCCTGCGGCCTATCAGCAAGGCTCTGGGGTTTGTTGGCAAGATGTTCAAGTCTGCTGTGCGACCCGTTAAACGGGTTACCAAGCGAGTATTCAGCAAACGtcaggaagaagacattggTAGACCGGACGAAGAGGCTGCCGTTATGACGGATATGAAACGGCAGCAAACCCCCGAGGCGCCAACGACATCGGTCACAGTGCCTCCGATTACTATCACGACCTCTTGA
- a CDS encoding S-adenosyl-L-methionine-dependent methyltransferase: MSLRQIFRPAVFSPRTFTYRATRTYASQTPGNPVLEIFNRKVKHVQKDRAAQNVEESRKTDYIKDEVAMRLCERLLDIKRDIPNVLDLGANSCNIARALTMPDIDPVNPNSPPLATRISNLTCVDTSHALLHRDADEPFNKEISIKREVIPDLESLPYAENTFDAVLSSLSIHWINDLPSLLAQVNSILKPDCPFIAAMFGGDTLFELRTSLQLADMERRGGVSPHVSPLADVRDVGGLLNKAGFKMLTVDVEDIVVEYPDTFALMQDLQSMGENNAILHRELGPMSRDVLLANEAIYRELHKEEESRGIPATFRLIYMIGWKEGEGQAQPLARGSGEVNLKDILGGGDFSNR; this comes from the exons ATGTCTCTCCGCCAAATCTTCCGTCCGGCGGTGTTTTCACCCCGGACATTCACATACAGAGCCACCAGAACCTACGCCAGCCAAACACCCGGCAACCCCGTCCTGGAAATCTTCAACCGCAAAGTAAAACATGTACAGAAGGACCGCGCAGCCCAGAATGTTGAGGAGAGCCGGAAGACAGATTATATCAAAGATGAGGTAGCGATGCGGCTATGCGAGCGGTTACTG GATATAAAACGAGACATCCCGAATGTGCTCGACCTCGGCGCAAACAGCTGCAACATCGCTCGCGCCTTAACAATGCCCGACATCGACCCCGTCAACCCAAACTCACCACCCCTCGCAACCCGCATCTCGAACCTCACCTGCGTCGACACCTCGCATGCGCTTCTCCACCGCGATGCGGACGAGCCCTTCAACAAGGAGATTTCTATCAAGCGGGAGGTCATCCCCGACCTCGAGAGCCTTCCCTACGCGGAGAACACGTTCGATGCCGTCTTGTCTTCCCTCTCTATTCACTGGATCAACGATCTACCCTCGCTGCTGGCGCAGGTGAACTCTATTCTTAAGCCGGATTGTCCGTTCATTGCAGCTATGTTCGGTGGCGATACATTGTTTGAGCTCCGGACGTCGTTGCAGCTGGCGGATATGGAGCGACGCGGTGGTGTGAGTCCGCATGTTTCGCCACTGGCCGATGTGCGTGATGTAGGTGGACTGTTGAATAAGGCCGGGTTCAAGATGCTTACGGTTGATGTGGAGGACATCGTGGTGGAGTACCCGGATACGTTTGCTCTCATGCAGGACTTGCAGTCGATGGGCGAGAACAATGCTATCTTGCACCGGGAGTTGGGCCCGATGTCGCGTGATGTGTTACTCGCCAATGAGGCCATCTATAGGGAACTgcacaaggaagaagagtcgAGGGGCATCCCCGCGACGTTCAGGTTGATCTACATGATTGGGtggaaggagggagagggacAAGCTCAGCCTCTGGCCAGGGGAAGTGGAGAGGTCAATCTGAAGGATATTCTGGGCGGTGGTGATTTCTCTAATCGGTGA
- a CDS encoding putative Arp2/3 complex subunit Arc16 (unnamed protein product) encodes MAQINYRTINIDVLDPESSVNFPMETLLPPTLPAPTTSSEAANVAAQVRQLLRSGDPEGALRAVLDTAPLGGDDRAKEVHLATVIEVLQGIRQGEMTKVLEGVCNGQGGSERADCLMKYLYKGMAAPGPSSGAQSPRKSVSPQNTGFSQIQARNLGEGGGGQQMSVLLSWHEKLVEVAGTGSIVRVMTDRRTV; translated from the exons ATGGCTCAAATCAACTATCGCACAATCAACATCGACGTGCTGGACCCGGAGTCCTCCGTCAACTTCCCCATGGaaaccctcctccccccTACCCTCCCAGCCCCGACCACATCCAGCGAAGCCGCAAACGTCGCCGCCCAGGTGCGCCAGCTACTCCGCAGCGGGGACCCCGAGGGAGCTCTGCGCGCTGTCCTCGATACGGCTCCGCTGGGCGGAGATGACCGCGCAAAGGAGGTGCACTTGGCTACCGTTATCGAGGTGTTGCAGGGAATTCGACAGGGCGAGATGACGAAGGTGTTGGAGGGGGTGTGCAATGGACAGGGCGGTTCCGAGCGGGCGGACTGCTTGATGAAGTATTT GTACAAGGGAATGGCGGCCCCTGGGCCTAGCAGCGGTGCGCAATCGCCTCGCAAATCGGTCTCCCCGCAGAACACCGGATTCTCGCAGATTCAGGCTAGGAACCTTGGcgaaggtggtggtggtcagCAAATGAGTGTTCTGTTGAGCTGGCATGAGaagttggtggaggtggcAGGAACTGGGTCGATCGTCCGTGTGATGACGGACCGGAGGACGGTCTAA